Proteins from a single region of Antechinus flavipes isolate AdamAnt ecotype Samford, QLD, Australia chromosome 2, AdamAnt_v2, whole genome shotgun sequence:
- the CEBPG gene encoding CCAAT/enhancer-binding protein gamma — translation MSKTSQQSSAAGTNGISVIHAQAHASGLQQVPQVVPVSPGGGGKAAPPSKQSKKSSSMDRNSDEYRQRRERNNMAVKKSRLKSKQKAQDTLQRVNQLKEENERLEAKIKLLTKELSVLKDLFLEHAHNLADNVQPMSTESTTTNPDNTGQ, via the coding sequence ATGAGCAAGACATCCCAACAGAGTAGTGCTGCAGGGACCAACGGGATAAGTGTTATTCACGCACAGGCCCATGCCAGTGGTTTGCAGCAGGTTCCTCAGGTGGTGCCAGTCAGTCCTGGGGGAGGAGGCAAAGCTGCACCTCCCagcaagcaaagcaaaaaaagttCATCTATGGATAGGAACAGTGACGAGTATCGACAGCGAAGGGAACGAAACAACATGGCAGTGAAAAAAAGTCGATTAAAAAGCAAGCAGAAAGCCCAGGATACCCTGCAGAGGGTCAACcagcttaaagaagaaaatgaacgCTTGGAAGCAAAAATTAAACTGCTGACTAAGGAATTAAGTGTACTTAAAGATTTGTTTCTTGAGCACGCACACAATCTGGCAGACAATGTACAGCCTATGAGCACTGAAAGCACTACAACAAATCCTGATAACACAGGACAGTAG